From Paraflavitalea devenefica, the proteins below share one genomic window:
- a CDS encoding NAD(P)-dependent oxidoreductase: MKIVILGASRGTGLLAVKQALAKGYDVTAVARNVVTIQQECHASIAYSSLKISKGDVLYPASFDHELEGADVVISSIGVTNNKPTVLYSMGMINIIHAMHKYNVSRLICVSGIGVEVTPGMPFIMKLATKYILQPLLKNNFSDLLKMEAVVKQSRLNWTIVRAPRLRNGEITGKYRFAANEYLRNPLILRRSDLAHFIVNNIDNKQVFCSRVEISN; this comes from the coding sequence ATGAAAATTGTTATTCTTGGAGCCTCGCGTGGAACGGGGCTTTTAGCAGTTAAGCAGGCATTAGCAAAAGGATATGATGTGACAGCAGTGGCCAGGAATGTGGTCACGATCCAGCAGGAATGTCATGCATCAATAGCATATTCCAGCCTGAAAATATCAAAGGGAGATGTATTATATCCGGCAAGCTTTGATCATGAACTGGAGGGGGCTGATGTGGTAATATCTTCTATCGGCGTAACCAACAATAAACCTACGGTACTCTATTCAATGGGAATGATCAATATTATTCATGCAATGCATAAGTACAATGTTTCGCGGCTGATATGTGTTTCGGGAATTGGGGTGGAGGTTACACCGGGCATGCCGTTTATAATGAAACTGGCAACTAAATATATTCTGCAGCCTCTTTTGAAAAATAATTTTTCGGACCTGCTAAAAATGGAAGCAGTGGTGAAGCAAAGTCGACTAAACTGGACGATTGTGCGGGCACCCAGGCTAAGAAATGGGGAAATAACCGGCAAATACCGCTTTGCGGCCAATGAATATCTCCGCAACCCGCTGATATTGCGGCGGTCTGACCTGGCCCATTTTATAGTAAACAATATTGATAATAAACAGGTCTTTTGCTCGCGGGTGGAAATATCTAATTAA